From the Terriglobia bacterium genome, the window AGAGCTGTCCAATTGTGGTGAGTTGGCTCTACATGCAATGCACCTTGGCACATGCCGGGCAGGATATACGCGAGCTGTCGTTCGCCGAATATTGCCCTGGACTTCAGTGGATAGGAGAGACTTGCTAGCTCTTCGAGAGTCTTGCCATCGAGAAAATGCGCCGTTCGATTGTTCAGTTCTTGGTTGATGGTAGATAGGACGAGTTGGTTCAGCTTTCTGTCGAACTTGACGCTCGTAGCTGTTTTAGGCAACGAGCTAGACCTGAGCAGTTCAAGGTCTGCATCATAAAAGTCCAAGCCGTCTGCCTTGCCTATTAGAATTCCTCCCCCGGGTCCAGCCGAAAAGTCGATGTTCTTCGGGTCAGCTGGAATCACGCGCTTTGCGTGTACTAGTCCCTTCATATCGATTGTCAATATTTGAAAACTATGGGAATCCGGCCGGGACCCAGACAGCTGTCGGTCAAAAAATACGGCAAGCCGGTCTCCTGACAAATAAAAAAGTCCATTCTTCACATTCCAAGACGAGGAAGCTTCAGCTCTGGAGGGGAAATCATGCGAATGCAGGTCGATGGTTAGTGGCGGAGCCAGAGGCGATTGGGCAAGACCCCAGAATGGAAAATAGAGAAAGCCGAATATGGCTAGAGCCTGCAACAACCTATGGTGGCGGCCCGTGGACTGACTCATAGATGAGATGAGAATAAGGTCGAGTTCACTTACAAGTCAATTGCGTGCTGCCTCAGCGCATTCGACAGCATCACGCTGCACTCGGAAGGAATGCCCTTGTCTGTATAACGCGCTTCCAAGGGACTTATCTACTACCGGAACTCCGCCGGGCTTGTGCCCCGTCGCATGGAACAGCCGAATGTCCGTTCGGCAATACCTGAAGTCTGGCGGGCGGCAGGCCTATGCTCATCGAGCGCCAGAACTCCCGCCCGCGCTGCTACGGCTCCGTGACCAGCGGCAGCTCGATGTAGCTCGCCTGTCCTGGCGCGTGGTAAATCCTCTGCACGGCCTTCTTGTAATCCTCGGGCTTGGCCCAGAAGATGCTCCCCACGAACGTCTGCGGATTGCGGTCGTAGAGCGGGAACCAGCTCGACTGCACCTGCACCATGATCCGGTGTCCGGGCAGGAACACGTGGTTTGCCGTGGGCAGCGCGAAGCGGTAGGGAAGCGGCTTGTCCGCCTCGATCGCTTTCGCCGTCTCTAGGCTTTCGCGGTAGCGGCCGCGGAAGATGTCCGCGGAAACCATCAATTGATACCCGCCCATCTCCGGCTGGCTGGCCACCTCGTCCGGGTACACATCAATCAGCTTCACCACCCAGTCCGAATCTGTTCCGCTGGTGGAAGCCACCAGATTGGCAATCGGCTGCCCGCTGATCTTCACCGGCGCGCGCAGCGCGTCCGAAACAAACACCGCCACATCCGGCCGCCCCGACGCCTCGCGCTGGTCATCCACCAGCCACCGCGGCCAGGTCAGCCCTTTGTTCTCGTCATACCCCACGGGCCGGATGGGCCGCGCGCGGAACGGCACCGGCTTTGCCGGGTCGGAAACGTATTCGTCGAACGTTGCTTCGCCGGCCTTCGGCCCGGCAAACCCCAGCTTCAGCCCCGCTCCCAGATACAGCGGCGTCGCCTTCACCGTGCAGCCGCTCGCGCAACCCGCCGGCCATCCCGGCAGCCGCCTCCAGGTGTTCGTCCCGGTTTCAAACGCGGTGACCGCCGCAATGTCCGCCTTCGGCGCTCCGTCCTTCAGATACTGGTCCAGGAACGGCCGCAGGATCTCCCGCCGGAAATACAGTCCAGTGTCGCTGTTGAATTTCAGCGCCCCCAGCGTGCTCCCGTCTCCGATCTCCTGCCCGTGATGCCACGGTCCCAGCACCAGGAACACCTTGTCGTTTCCCGTGTCCTTCGGCTTGAGGGCCTTGTACACCGCGATGGGGCCGTAGATGTCCTCCTGGTCCCACAGGCTGTGCACCAGCATCACTGGGACCTTCAGCGGCTGCCCGGCGAGAATCTTGTCCATCGCCTGCTCCTGCCAGAAGGCGTCGTAGCTCGGATGCTCCAGAATCTTTCGCCAGAAGCCCGCCTGTTCCAGGCCGCGCCGCCGTGCCAGTTCCCCCGCCGAGCCCGCCTCCAGGTACATGTCGTAATCGTCGTAGTGGCTGGTCCACCACTTCTCGTCGTTCTTCCGCGTCGCCTCCTGCTCGTAGATATACGGCAGATTCTGCTGCCGGAACGCGCCGTTGTGGAACCAATCGTCCCCCATCCATCCGTCCACCATCGAATTCATCGGCACCGCCACCTTCAGCGCCGGGTGCGGATTTACCAGCGCCATCAATGGCAAAAACCCGTCGTAGGAGATCCCCAGGATTCCCACCTTGCCGTTGCTTTCCGGAATGTTCTTCACCAGCCAGTCGATCGTGTCGTAGGTATCCGTCGAATGGTCCACCGGGGTGGGGTTCAGCGGCCCGTGCAGCGGCCGCGTCATCACGTAGTCCCCCTCGGAGCCGTATTTCCCGCGCACGTCCTGCACCACCCGGATGTACCCGCCCTCGACGATCACCTCCGTCGCATTGTCGTATCCCTGCAGGATCGGCCCCAGGTGCGCGCTTTCCGCATGACTGGTCAGTTCCGTGGCGTCGTATGGCGTGCGCGTCAGCAGGATCGGCGCGCACTTGGCCCCCTTGGGTACCAGAATGACGGTGTGCAGCTTCACCCCGTCGCGCATCGGGATCATCACGTCGCGTTTCACGTAGTCGAAGCTGTCCGTCACCGCCACGAACTTCGTCGGCGTCTCGCTCGGCAGCCCCGGATACTGCGGCGTCTGCGAAGCAGACTGCGCCGCGCACGGTTCGGCGGATAAGAAGGCCAGCAGCACCGGCGCGAAAATCACCACCGCGCGAATCCGGTCAATCAATTTCATGGGAGTCTCTCCGAACTGTGAGGATAGGAAGCCTTCTACAAGCTATCCCCTAACTCCCTGGGACGGCCCACCATACGCCGTCATTTCGAACGAAGCGAGAAATCTCTCTTCGCTGTTTGTAGGAAGCGCTCAAGCGTCGCGTCTATTGCGCCCGCTCCGGCGGCTGAGCGGCGCGATTATATCCCTGGTGCGCCTCCCCATGCCACCCGCAGATTCCCAGTGCACACCAGCGCGCTTACGCTCGAAATTGCGGCCGGGTGTGCGCATGCTCCTTGGGATGGCGGGGGACTTCCCCTGACTTGTATCGCGCCGCGCCTGACAGTAGAATGTCCGTTCGGCAGTACCGGAAGTTTATTTTTTTATAGCGGGGTTCTTCGGGATGGGCCAGCACTACGACGTTATCGTCATCGGCGGCGGGCACAACGGTCTGGTCAACGCCGCCTATCTGGCCCGTGCCGGGAAGAAAGTCCTCGTCCTCGAACGCCGCGGCGTCCTCGGCGGCTCCGCCGTCACCGAAGAGATCATCCCCGGCTTCCTCTTCTCCGAGTGCTCCTACGTCGTCTCCCTCCTGCGCCCGGAGATCATCCGCGAGCTGGACCTCCCCCGC encodes:
- a CDS encoding CocE/NonD family hydrolase; the encoded protein is MKLIDRIRAVVIFAPVLLAFLSAEPCAAQSASQTPQYPGLPSETPTKFVAVTDSFDYVKRDVMIPMRDGVKLHTVILVPKGAKCAPILLTRTPYDATELTSHAESAHLGPILQGYDNATEVIVEGGYIRVVQDVRGKYGSEGDYVMTRPLHGPLNPTPVDHSTDTYDTIDWLVKNIPESNGKVGILGISYDGFLPLMALVNPHPALKVAVPMNSMVDGWMGDDWFHNGAFRQQNLPYIYEQEATRKNDEKWWTSHYDDYDMYLEAGSAGELARRRGLEQAGFWRKILEHPSYDAFWQEQAMDKILAGQPLKVPVMLVHSLWDQEDIYGPIAVYKALKPKDTGNDKVFLVLGPWHHGQEIGDGSTLGALKFNSDTGLYFRREILRPFLDQYLKDGAPKADIAAVTAFETGTNTWRRLPGWPAGCASGCTVKATPLYLGAGLKLGFAGPKAGEATFDEYVSDPAKPVPFRARPIRPVGYDENKGLTWPRWLVDDQREASGRPDVAVFVSDALRAPVKISGQPIANLVASTSGTDSDWVVKLIDVYPDEVASQPEMGGYQLMVSADIFRGRYRESLETAKAIEADKPLPYRFALPTANHVFLPGHRIMVQVQSSWFPLYDRNPQTFVGSIFWAKPEDYKKAVQRIYHAPGQASYIELPLVTEP